From Spirosoma aerolatum, one genomic window encodes:
- a CDS encoding alpha/beta hydrolase family protein, protein MSDQAMSELTTNTQSVRERNALWHRYSELGKLDPWVKQKVYDELKLHGVEQRFLKTAIYEGFELHKMHRDLRDVLINNGLLTQAEWWADKFLMDFEQWFEFYKNFEVKVQPLASREPGKINRKRVKTA, encoded by the coding sequence GTGTCTGATCAAGCAATGTCTGAGTTAACCACTAATACACAGTCTGTGCGGGAGCGTAATGCGCTTTGGCACCGTTATAGTGAATTAGGTAAACTCGATCCTTGGGTCAAGCAGAAAGTGTATGATGAGCTGAAGCTCCACGGTGTTGAGCAACGCTTTTTAAAGACTGCCATTTATGAGGGCTTCGAGCTTCATAAAATGCATCGGGATCTGCGGGATGTCCTTATTAATAATGGGCTTCTCACTCAAGCAGAGTGGTGGGCTGACAAATTCCTAATGGACTTCGAGCAGTGGTTTGAGTTCTACAAGAATTTTGAAGTTAAGGTACAACCTCTTGCGAGTCGTGAGCCTGGCAAGATTAACCGTAAACGAGTTAAAACCGCGTAA